The Microlunatus antarcticus DNA segment ATCGGGCTCCAGCGCTCCGACGAGGAGCGTCTGCTGCACGGGGCCGAGACGGGCATCATCGAGCGTGACCCGTCCGGTGCCTACACCGAGCGTCACGCCCCGATCAGCCAGGGCGAGGCCTGGACGCTGACGCAGCACCGCGAGAACGCGGCGCTGATGCCGGTCGAGTCCGACCCCGACCTGACCGAGGGGCAGCTGCAGCGGGAGAACCTGCGCCGTCGGGCGAGCCGGTTCTACTTCATCGACACGCTGCGCAAGCCGACCCGGGCCGAGCTCGAGGCCGCCCAGCACCACGGTGACGGGCACGACGGCCACGAGCTCGAGAGCGGCAACGGGCACAACGGCAACGGGCACGGCGAGCACGGGAACGGCAACGGTCACCACTCGATCGAGGCCGGCGCGACGACCTCGGGATCCATCCCGAGCCAGTAGCGCCCCGGTACGACCTTCGACGCCCCGTCTCCCCTCGTGGGAGGCGGGGCGTCGGCGTTCCCGGTCCTGTGGGCTTCCTCACCCCTGGTAACGAACGCGGCGGACCAGCCGTTGGCGGACACGGACGAGGGCACCGCCTGGTGCCCACCACGCCCGGACGAAAGCACGCACATGAGCACCGACCCGAACGACCGCCCCCAGCCCTCCGCCGACGACGGACCCGACAAGCGCGAGGCCCCGAAGAGCTCGCTGTCGATCGCCCAGATCGTCGGCGGCGCCCTCGCCGCGATGACCGCCGCCGCGCTGGGCTCCCGGCTCAGCCTCGCCGGCACCGTCGTCGGTGCCGCGTTCGCGAGCATCATCGCGGCCGTCGCCGGGACCCTCTACACGGCCTCCCTGAGGCGTACGAGCCAGGGCGTCAGCACCGTGATCGCCCGGGTCCGGCCGGCCTCCACGGGCGGCACCGCCCGCCAGCCCGGCCAGGCGACCGCCACGACCCCGCCGACCAGCGTCGGCGACACCGGCGTCGACGCCACCGACGGGTGGCCGGTCACCACCGACCAGACCCCCGACGGCGCGGACGTCGACCCGGACGCGACCACCACCGCCGGGCGGTCGCGCGTCGGCTGGAAGCAGGTCGTCGTCGGCGCGCTGCTGATGTTCGTCGTCGCCGCACTGGTGCTGACGGGGATCGAGCTGGCGACCGGGCGCGCCCTCTCCGGCGGGACCGGCACGACCGTCGGCCAGGTCGCCGAGCCGAGCACCCGGCCCAGCCCGACGCCGACCGCCCGACCCAGTGCGTCGCCGACGCCGAGCGCCGCCCCCAGCTCCACGGTGAGCGCCGCGCCGAGCGCGACGGCCGCGCCGTCGTCGACGCCGAGCAGCGAGCCGACGGCCGCCCCCACCCCGTCGAGCAGCCCCGTACCGTCGGACTCCCCCACCCCGGTGGCGTCGTCGACCCCGACCGCCGCCCCGTCCGCGCCCGGCGCGACACCCACCTCCTGAACGGGCGCCACTCCGTTACGATCGGGCCTTCGAGCCCGAGCGGGCGATGAGGCGGAGACCCATGCGGAGCGGACGGTGAGCACGTCTCGGCGCGCCGTGACACGGGACGACGTCGCCCGTCAGGCCGGGGTCAGCACCGCCGTCGTCAGCTACGTCGTGAACAACGGGCCCAAGCCCGTCGCCCCCCAGACGGCGGCCCGCGTGCGGGACGCGATCGAGCTCCTCGACTACCGTCCCAACCCGAGCGCCCGGGCCCTGCGCAAGGGTCGGACCGACATCATCGGGCTGGTCCTCGCCGACGCCGACAACCCGTACTACACCGAGTACGCCTCCGCGATCGGCGCCGAGGCGTACGAGCGGGGCCGGGCGCTCATGATCGCCACCGCCCGGGACGACCTCGAGTCGGAGACCCGCCTGGTCGAGGACCTGCTCGGCCGCCAGGTCGACGGCATCATCGCCGCGAGCGTCTCCCACCGGCCGGACGAGACGTTCCGCCGTTCCTTCCGGCTGCCGCCGGTGGTGCTGCTCGACACGTCGGCCCCGATCCCCGGCTTCGCGAGCGTGGGGCTGGACGGCGCCCAAGGGGCGCGCCTCGCGGTCGAGCACCTCGCCGGCGTGCACGGCCACCGCCGCATCGGCATCGCCCTCGGCGACGCGGCCCACGACCTGGAGGACCCGCGCGAGATCGGGTGGCGCGAGGCGCTGCGGGCGGCCGGGCTGCCCGAGGGACCGGTGACGCGCGTGCCGTGGACCCGGGACGGCGGCTACGAGGCCGGCCGGCTGCTCCTCGACTCCCCGGACCCCCCGACCGCCGTGTTCGCCTGCAGCGACCTGCTCGCCGTCGGCCTGCTCCGCGCGGGGCACGAACGCGGGCTGGCGCTGCCCGGCGACCTGGCCGTGGTCAGCTTCGACGGCACCAAGGAGGCCGAGTACTCCTGGCCGCCGCTGACCGTCGTGGCCCAGCCCATCGCCGCGATGGCGCGCGAGGCCGTGTCCCTCGCCCTCGACCCGACCCGACCGACCCCGCACCAGCAGTTCCAGGGGACGTTGGTCGTCCGGCGCTCCTGCGGCTGCCCGGGCGGATGAGGCCGGCGACGCGGCGTTCGACCCGATCGGTGGTCGCCGCGGCCCTGGTCGTGTCGCTGGTGCTCCTGGGGGCGGAGGTCGGCGCGGCGCTCGGCGTCCGTGCGGCGCTCGACCGGCGGGCCTTCGTGAGCGACCTCCGGCTCGACGCCGCGCTGGAGACCTTTCGTCCGGTGGACCGCTCGGGCCTGGCCTCGCCGGCCGACCCGGCGGGCTTCGGTCCCGACCGCAGCCCGCGGACGGACCCGGCGGCCTGCGCCCCGCTGACGGTCCTGACCTCGACCCCGCCGCTCGACGGACGTTCCTGGACGGGGATCAACGGCCGCCCCGCCCAGCCGGTGACGCTCCTCGTCGTGCGCTTCGCCGACGCGGACGCCGCCCGGGCCGAGCTCGACCGCAAGCGGGTGGCGATGCTCCGGTGCACGCGCGTGGCGGTCACCTTTCCCCCGTACGACCGGCCGCCGACCGCGTACGAGGTGACCGGGCGGCACTGGCTCTCCAGCGCCGCGGGGTCCGTCGTCCGGTGGAGCCTGGTCGACGGCGACCGGCGCTTCGACTTCTACGTGCAGCGCTACGCCAACACGCTGACGTGGACCTACGCCGACGACGTCAGCACCCCCCCGGTCCGCGAGCAGGTCGCCCGCAGCCTCGTCGTCCGGCTCCGCGACCTCGAGCACCAGTAGGACATCGAGCCCGACCAGCAGCAGCGGAGCGACGACCAGGACGAAAGAGGGGCGCCGCCGGACAGACCGGCGACGCCCCTCGGACGGTGATCGGCGCGCTGCGCGCCGGTCAGGTGACTACTGGAACAGCTGGTTGATCTGCGTGTTCGCCTCGGTCAGCGAGGAGACGTCCGCCTTGCCGGACAGGACGTTGTCCATCGCCGGCTGCAGGATGCCCTTGATCTCCGACGCGTGGTCGGTGATCGGGAACAGGAAGGTCGTCTTGTCCGTCACCTGGGTGGTGAAGGCCTTGACGTCGATGCCCTTGGCCTCGAAGGCGGCCTGGGCCTTCTCCGTGGCGGCGGGGATGGCCGGGAAGACGACCGACTTCTCCCCGACGATGTTCTGGCAGTCGGGCGAGCCGAGGAACTCGACCCACTTGGCGGCACCCGGCTTGTTCTTCGCGCCCACCCAGATCGAGTCGGCGAGGCCGTTGTACATGCTGGAGCGCTTGCCGCTCGGCCCGACGGGCGTCGGCGCGAGCCCGACGCTGAGGTCCTTGCTCCCGGCGAGGGCGTTGGTGTTCCACGAGCCGTTCGTCACCGTGGCGTACTTGCCGGCGGTGAAGATCGAGGTCTCGTCCTGGCCGGTGACCTCGGCGACGCTGGGCATGTAGCCCTTGTCGATCAGGCTCTTGTACCAGCTGATCGTCTGCTGGAACTGCGGCTGGTCGTAGTTGTAGTGCGTGCCCCAGGGGTTCTTGTCGGTGTACTGCCACGCCGGCGCCGTCGAGCCGGTGTACATGCTCCACTGGGTCTGGCCGCCGTTGTCGCCGCCGGAACCGCCGTCGAGGCCCAGGCCGTAGACCTTGATCTTGCTCTTGTCGAAGCCGGCCTCGTCGCCGCGCCGACCGCTCGTGTCCTGGGTGAGGTGCGCGATCAGCTTCTCGTACGAGCCGCCGTCGGTCGGGTTCCAGGACAGGTCCTGCAGGTCCGCGTCGGAGTACCCGGCCGCCTTGGTCAGCGTCTTGTTGTAGAACACCGCGACGGTGTCGAAGTCCTTGGGCAGGCCGTAGCGCTTGCCGTCCTGGCCGACCCACAGGTCGGCGAGACCCGGCTGGTACTGGTTCGTGTTGAAGCCGTCCTTGGCCAGCGTGGCGTCGAGCGGGACCAGCTGGTCCTGGGCGACGAACTCGCCGTACTTGGACAGGTGGTCGGTGAAGACGTCCGGCGCGTCACCGGCGACGAAGCCGTTGGTGAGCTTGCTCCAGTAGTCGTCCCAGGCGTACTGGCTGATCTTGACCGTGACGTTCGGGTTCGCCGTGTGGAAGGCGTCCGCGCAGGCCTGGTACGCCGGGAGCTGGCTGGCGTCCCAGAGCCAGTAGTTGACCTCGCCGGTCGCCGAGGTCGTGTCGATCGCGTCGCCGTCCGTGCCACCGCCGCCGCCGCTGTCGGAGCCGCCGCCGCCGCAGGCGGTGAGGGTCAGGCTCAGGGCCGCGAGGCCGACCAGGGCGGCCCCGAGCTTCTTGTGCATTCTTGCCATCGTTGGCAGTTCCTTTCGGGTGGCACCGCCCCGGGCTGGCGCAGTGCGTTGGGTCGTGCGGGTGGTGCTGGTCGTGCGGACGGCCGTGAGGCAGGGGCCTGCCCCGTCGACGGGCCCCCGGAGGGGTCCTGGGCCTACTTGGATCCCGAGAAGCCGATCGAGTTGACGATCCGCTTCGCGAAGAACATGAAGACGATCAGCAGCGGGAGCGCCGCGATCAGGACGGCCGCCATGAGGCCGGCCCAGTCGGGCCCGGTCTGCGGGGTCTGCGAGCGGAAGACGCCCAGGGCGACGTTCAGCACGCGGGTGCTGTCGTTCGTCCCGACCAGCAGGGGCCAGAGGTACTCGTTCCACATGTTGATGAGCGTGAGGATCGCCAGGGTGGTGATCGGCGCCCAGCTCATCGGCAGGATGATCCGGAAGAAGACCATCCAGAGCCCGGCGCCGTCGAGCTTCGCCGCCTCCTCGACCTCACGGTTGATGCCGAGGAAGAACTGCCGCAGGAAGAAGACGGCGAACGGCGTCATGAAGAAGTACGGCGCGATCAGCCCCGGGAACGTGCCCAGCAGGCCCAGGTTCTTGATCAGGATGAAGTTGGGCAGCGCGGTGAAGATCGGCGGCACCATCAGCGCGGTCAGGAACGCGAAGAACACGATGTCGCGGCCCGGCCACCGCAGCCGCGCGAAGGCGTACGCGGCCAGCGCGCTGAAGAACACCTGGCCCGCTGTCGCGACCACGGCGAAGATCGTCGAGTTCCGCAGGTAGAGGAAGAAGTCGACCGACGCGCCCGACCCGCCCTCGGCCTGCGCCTCGGCGGTCGTCGCGAGCCCGAGCACCCGCTTGTACGCGCCGAGGGTGAAGTCGACGGGCCCGAGCTTCCCCGGCTCGAGGAACAGCGCCTTCGACGTCGAGAACGAGGTGCGCAGCATCCAGTAGAACGGGAACAGCGTGATCAGGATGATGATGATCATGGCGGCCCAGGCGGCGACGCGGCCCGCGTTGAGCGGCTTGCGGCCGCGGGTCCCGCTCGCGGTCTGCTCGGGCGCGATGGATGTGGGGGCGATGGTGGTGGCCATGTCCGTCCCTTCTCAGGCCAGGTCGGACTCGCCCGCACGGAGCAGGCGTAGCTGGACGAGGGCGACGATGGCGAGGATGACGAACAGCACGAACGAGATGGCGCTCGCGTAGCCGAACTGGCCCTCGGTGAAGCCCTTCTGGACGATGTAGTACTGGATCACCCGGCTCGCGTTGCCGGGGCCGCCCCGGGTCGTCACGTTCACGGTGTCGAAGATCTGGAACGAGCCGGTCACCGTGATCACCAGGACCAGGGCGAGGATCGGGCGCAGCAGGGGCAGCGTGATCCGCCAGAACGAGCGCCACTCGGTGCTGCCGTCGACGGCGGCGGCCTCGTACACGTAGTCGGGGATCGTCTGCAGGCCGGCGAAGATCAGCAGTGCCGTGTAGCCCATGTGGCGCCACACGTTGACCGCGGCGATGGTCGGGATCGCCGTCGCGTCGCCGCCGAAGAAGGTGATCCGGTCCAGCCCGATGTTCGCCAGGATCTCGTTGACGATGCCGACCTGGAAGTCGAGCATGAGGAACCAGACGAGCGCCGCGATCACGTTCGAGATCAGGAACGGCAGCAGGATGACCGCCCGGACGGCGGTGTTCTTGGTCAGGCGCTGCATCAGGACGCCGATCCCGACGGCGAGGATCGTCTGGAAGAGGATGTTGAGGGCGACGTACTCGAGCGTCACCTTCATCGCGTTCCAGAACAGCGCGTCGCCGAACAGCCGGGTGTAGTTGTCGATCCCGATGAAGCGCGGTCGACCCAGGATGTTGTAGCGCGTCAGGCTGAAGTAGATGCCGCGGATCGTCGGGTAGAGGTAGAAGACCAGGAAGCCGAAGAGCGCCGGGGCGATGAAGACCAGCGCCATCGACAGGTCGGACTTGCCGGGCGGCCGGTTGGTGCCCTTGCCGACGGGCGGCGTCGCCGCGCCCGTGGCGCTGTCGACCGGTGCGGTGGCCGTGCTCACTCCGGCCCTCCGGCGGCGGCGTCGGGCCAGACCCGTCGGGCTGGCGCCCTCGTGCACGACATCATCGTCATCCCTCCGAACCTCGGACCGGCGTACGCCGCACCGTCCGAGATCGGAGCGGCGGCGCCTCGATGCGCAGGAAGTTACAGCAGTAGATCGGGCGCTGGCAAGACCCCCGAGCCGCCGTGTCGGAACTGAGACCTGCCGGGCTCTCGCTCATGCTGGTCACAGAAGTAGCCGTTGGAGCGATCCATTCCGGCCATCGAAGGGCACTTTCCGCTCGTCTGCGCCGTCCGTCGCCCGGCCGGCTGCCCGACTCGCTCGACCCAGGCTCTTCCCAGAGGCGGTCTACCGCAGTAGATTGACCGCTCCCACTGGCGACGAGGCGGAGGAGGTCCGGGCGTGACCGTGCCCGTACGACCCCTCGCCCACGGCCGGGCCGCGACCCGCGCCGACGTCGCCCGGTACGCCGGCGTCAGCACCGCGGTCGTCAGCTACGTGGTCAACGAGGGCCCGCGTCGGGTGTCCCCCGGCACCGCGGCCCGGGTGCGCGCGGCGGTGCAGGCCCTCGACTACTCCCCCAACGTCGCCGCCCGGACGCTGCGCCTGGGCTCGAGCGAGATGCTCGGGCTGGTCGTCCCGGACATCACGAACCCGTTCTTCGCCGAGCTCGCCCAGGCCGTCGAGGGTGCGGCCGCCGAGCGCGGCTTCCTCGTGACGCTGGGCAGCTCCGGCTCCCGGGTCGACCTCGAGCGCGAGCTCGTCACCGACCTCGCCGGGCGCAACGTGGACGGGCTCCTCGTCTCGACGGTCCTGATGCCGGAGGCCCTGGCGGCGCTGCCCGCACCGAGGCGCCCCACCGTGCTGATCAACGTCTCCACCCCGTTCGCCGGCTACGCGGCCGTGGGCTCCGACTCCCGCCGGGGGGCGTACGACCTGGTCGAGCACCTGCTCGGCACGCACGGCCACACGAGCGTCGCCCTGGTCATCGGCGAGTCCACCGAACGGCTGCCCGAGCCGCGGGAGCGCGGCTTCGCCGACGCGTTCGCGGCGCACGGGCTGCCGCCGGGGCCGGTGGTGCGCACCGACTTCAGCCGGACCGGCGGCTACGAGGCGACCCGGCAGGTCCTGGCCTGGCGGCACCGGCCCGACGCGATCTTCCTGTCGTCGGACCAGCAGGCCTCCGGGGCTTACCGCGCCGTCCGTGAGGCGGGGCTCGAGTGCCCCGACGACATCGCGCTGGTGGCCTACGACGGCACGACGCAGTCGGAGTTCACCTGGCCTCCCCTGACGTCCTCGCGCCAGCAGATCGACCTCATGGCCCGGACCGCGCTCTCGGCCGTGCTCGACCCCGCCAACGCGCCCGCCCACCAGCACCTCCCCACCGAGCTCGTGGTCCGTCGCTCCTGCGGCTGCTCCCTCCCCTGATCCCGACCGTCCCCACCTGCCCTCACCCTGCCCTCGCCCTGCCCGACCGCCTGATTGGACGTGCCCCCGTGCCCGCGACCCCCTCCGCCCTCCCGACCTGCGTCGCGCTGAGCGCCGCCGGCGTCAGCCTCGTGCTCGACCTCGGCGGGGCCGGGCTGCCGCGCGTCCTGCACTGGGGTGCGGCGCTGCCGACGCTGACCGACGAGGACGCCGTCGCGCTGGCCGAGGCCTCGGCGGCGGTCGTCGCGCCGAGCTCCATCGACGACCCCGTCTCGGTCGCCCTGCTGCCGGAGCACTGGACCGGCTGGACCGGGCGCCCCGGGCTGAGCGGGTCGCGCGCCGGCGCCGGCTGGTCCCCGAAGTTCACCGTCGCCTCGCTCGCGCTCGACGGGGCCGACGTCGCCCTCGGGTCGGGCGTGACGAACGCGGGCGCCGCCACGCTCGTCGTCCGGGCGGACGACCAGGAGGCCGGACTGGCCCTCGAGCTGACCGTGCAGCTGACCCCGGAGGGGCTCGTCCGGCTCCGCGCCCGGCTGACCAACACCGCGGCCGACGCGTACGGGCTGCAGGACCTCGTCCTCGCGCTGCCGGTGCCCGCGGTGGCGCGCGAGGTCCTCGACCTGGCTGGCCGCTGGGGCAAGGAGCGCACCCCGCAGCGCGGGCGCCTCGACGTCGGCACCCACCTGCGCGAGGGGCGTCGCGGTCGGACCGGTCCGGACGCGGCCACGCTGCTGCACGTCGGGACGCCCGGCTTCGACTTCGCCACCGGCGAGGTCTGGGCCGTCCACACCGCCTGGAGCGGCAACCACACCCACTACGCCGAGCGGCTGTCCAGCGGCGAGCAGGTCATCGGCGGCGGCGAGCTGCTGCTGCCGGGCGAGGTCGTGCTCGGACCGGACGCGTCGTACGAGACGCCCTGGGTCTACGCCGCGTACGGGACCGGGCTCGACGAGGTCGCGCGTCGGTTCCACCGCTTCCTGCGGGCCCGGCCGAACCACCCCGGCCCGGACCGGCCCGTGACGATCAACGTCTGGGAGGCCGTCTACTTCGACCACGCCAACCACGAGAAGCTCCTCGAGCTCGCCCGCCTGGCCGCCGCGGCGGGCGTCGAGCGCTACGTCCTCGACGACGGCTGGTTCGGCGGCCGGCGCGACGACAGCGCCGGGCTCGGCGACTGGACCGTCTCCCCCGACGTCTGGCCCGAGGGACTGCACCCGCTCGTCGACGCGGTCACCGGGCTGGGGATGCAGTTCGGGCTGTGGTTCGAGCCCGAGATGGTCAACGAGGACTCCGACGTCGCCCGGGCGCACCCCGAGTGGATCATGGCCACGGGCGGCCGGATCCCGGTCGAGGCCCGCCAGCAGCAGGTGATCAACCTCGGCATCCCCGAGTGCTACGCCTACATCCGCGACCAGATCTTCGCGATCCTGGCCGAGTACGACATCTCCTACATCAAGTGGGACCACAACCGCGACCTCGTGGACGCGGGCACCTCGCCGACCGGGCAGCCCGGCGTGCACGCGCAGACGCTCGCCTTCTACCGCCTCGTCGACGAGATCAAGGCCGCGCACCCCGGGCTGGAGATCGAGTCGTGCTCCTCGGGCGGCTCGCGCGTCGACCTCGGCGTGCTGGAGCGCACCGACCGCGTCTGGGTCTCGGACTGCATCGACCCGCTGGAGCGCCAGCAGATGCACCGCTGGACCACGCAGCTGATCCCGCCGGAGCTCATGGGGGCGCACATCGCCTCCGGCGCCTCGCACACGACGGGACGTCACCACGAGCTGCGCTTCCGTGCCGCGACGGCGATCTGGGGCCACCTCGGCGTGGAGTGGGACCTGACCAGCGCCACCGAGACCGAGCTGGCCGAGCTCGGTGCGTGGATCGCCTTCTACAAGGAGCACCGCGCGCTGCTGCTGCAGGGCGACCTCGTCCGGATCGACTTCCCCGACGACGCGCTGCTCGCCGGCGGGGTGGTGGCGCACGACCGGCGGAGCGCGATCTACTCGTTCGCCTCGGTGTCGCGCTCCGACGTCGCGATCCTGGGGCGGGTCCCGCTGCCCGGCCTCGACCCCGACCTGCGCTACCGGGTCACGCCCGCCCTGCTCGACCAGCCGCCCTCCGGGGTCGTCCCGCCGCCGTGGTGGCACGTCGACCGGGCCGGCACCAGCGACCACGCGACGTCCGACCACCTCGGCCCGCTCCGGCTCGTGCAGCAGGACCGCGGCCCCGTCGTGCTGACCGGCGCCGTGCTCGGCCGCAGCGGCCTGACCGTCGCCCCGACGAACCCGGAGCAGGTCGCCACCTACCTCGTGGAGGCCGTCGGCTGAGCGCTTGGCCAGCGGGTCCGGGGGTCGCACTCGCTAGGGTCGGCCCGTGACGGACCCGGCGTACGACGGCAACGACTTCTACTGCGACGTCGCCGTCCCGCGTACGCAGCACCTCGACGTCGTGCACGAGGACGACCGGGTCCTGGCCTTCCACCACACCCGGCCGTTCTGGGCCGTCCACGTCGTCGTCGTCCCGAAGCGCCACCTGGCCTCGTTCACGTCGGTCGCGGACGAGGACGAGCCGGACGTCCGCGCCCTGCTCGCCGTGGTGCAGCGGGTCGCCCGCGAGGTCGAGGTCACGCACGGCGAGGCGGGGGTGCTGACCAACCTCGGGCGCTTCCAGGACTCGAAGCACCTGCATGTCCACGTCTACGCCGGCGAACCGGTCCGCCGGACGGCGGGCTGAGGCCCGACACCTCGCGCCTGAGCCGTGCGGCGTCAGAGGTCAGGTCTCCAGCCGCGCGCTGAGCTCGGCGAGGGTCGTGATCCGGCCTGCCGGTGCTTCCTCCTCCCGCCGGTGCCGGTCGAGGTGGAGCGCCCGTAGTCCCGCCGCCCGCGCGGCGACCACGTCGAGGTCGTGGCGGTCGCCGACGTGCACCGTCTCGGCCGGAGCGACGGACAGCAGCCGGCAGGCGGCCCGATAGGTCTGCGGCGCGGGCTTGGCCACCCCGAGCTGCTCGGCCGTCACGACCCCGGCCACGCAGTCGCTCAGCCCGATCGCCGCCACCTTGGCGGTCTGCTGCGCGGTCGAGCCGTTCGTGAGGACGGCCAGGGCGATCCCGCGGTCGACCAGGTCGTCGACGGCGGGCCGGACGTCGTCGAAGGGGCGCCAGGCCCGCTCGTACTGCTCGAGGTAGCCGACGAAGACCAGGTCGAGCTCGGCGTCGGGGCCGACGGCCTGACCGACGAGCGGCAGGAAGTCGCGGAGGCGTCGTCTCCGTTGCTCGTCGAAGCTGATCAGACCGGACCGCCAGCTCTCGAAGTGCTCGTCCTCCAGGTCGAACCAGGCCTGCTCCAGGCCGGGGGCCGGCTCGACCCCGAGGCCGGGGAGCCACGCCGCCAGGGCTGCGGTCGTCGAACCCCGGTGGTCGAGCAGCGTGTCGTCGAGGTCGAAGACCACGGCCCGCACCGGTGCCAGGACGTCACGGGAAGCCACCCGGAGACGCTACGTGGCCGGGCTGCCGGTCAGCGGGCCGGGGACGGCGCCGCGTGGACCGCCGCGTCGGTGGCACCGACGTCCACGCGGTGCAGCGGCGAGTCGGCCAGGCTGCTGCCGAGCCAGCGGCTCAGGGTCCCGGCTCCGCCGACGAGGGCGTACGTCGTGGCCGCCGTCGGCTCGGGCCGCGCCGGCCCGAGCCACGCGACCGTGTCCAGGACGCGGTGGGCGCCGAGCATGCCCGGCGCGTCCCGCAGGCCGTCGGGGTCGAGGCGCTGGTCCTCGAGCAGGACGGGACGCCCGCCGACGCGCACCGCGGTGACGGAACGCAGGCGGCCGCCGCGCTGACCCGTACGACCGAGGACGACGGTGTCGCGCACCACCGCGGACGCGTCGGGGGCGAGGTCGACGTCGAGCGTGCGGGTCACGTCCGCGCCGTCACCGACGACGAAGGGTTCGCAGGCGTAGGTCAGCGCCGCCCCCGCGGCCAGCTCGAGCCGGACGTGCCAGGCGCTCGCCTCGCCCCGCCCGTGGTACGCCACGGTCCCGGCCACGTCGAACAGGTCGAGCCGCGCCCCGGGTCCGACCCGGACCTCGAGCTCGACGACGTCGCCGCCGAGGAGCAGCGCGGTCGTCGCCAGCAGGCCGATCCGGCAGCGGTCCGGGGCGGACCCGACCACCTGCGGCCGGAGGAGACCCTGCCGCAGCCGGACGACGTGCCGTCCGTCGACCCGGTCGACCGCGACCGTCGTGGTCGCCGCGGTCTCAGTGGGAATGGGCGTGCTCGTGGGTGTGCGTCTCCCCGGTCTCGGCATGGAAGTGCGGCGCCATGGGTCCCGGGTCCTGCGCGACGTGGTTCCCGGTGCGGAACTCGGCCAGCGTCGCCAGGACCCACGCCTTCACGCGCGCGACCGACGCCGGGTCCTGCCGGCTGAGGGGGAGGACCGTACGGCCCTCGCGCGCGTCCTCGGCGTCGGCGACCATCTGCTCGACGTCGACCCCGACGTACGGGGCGAGGTCGGTCTTGTTGACCACGAGCGCGTCGGCGCGGGCGATGCCGGGGCCGCCCTTGCGGGCCACGTCTCCCCCGCCGGCGACGTCGAGCACGAAGAACTGCGCGTCGACGAGCGCCGGGGAGAACGTCGCGGTGAGGTTGTCCCCGCCGGACTCCACGAGCACGACGTCGACCGGCGCGAAGTCACGCTCGAGGTCCTCGACGGCGAGCAGGTTCTGGCTGATGTCGTCCCGGATCGCCGTGTGCGGGCAGGCACCGGTCTCGACCGCGCGGATCCGCTCGGGGTCGAGCACGCCGGCCGAGCGCAGGAACCGCGCGTCCTCGTCGGTGTAGATGTCGTTCGTCACGACGGCCAGGCTGAGCTCGGTCCCGAGCTCGCGGCAGAGCAGCGCGATGAGCGAGCTCTTCCCGGTGCCGACCGGTCCGGCCACCCCGATCCGCAGGGCTCGGGTGGGGATGGTGCTGCTCTCAGGCACGGAACAACCGCCTCTCGCTCGTCTTGTGGTGCTGGCCCCATTCCTCGACGAGGGGGGCGCTGTGGGCCGGGATGTCGGTGGTGGTGCGGGCGTCGACGACGCGGCTCACGAGGGCCTCGACCGCGACGGCCGCGTCCGCCGCCCAGCGCACCCCGACGCTCGGGTCGAAGGGCTCGAGCTTGAGCGCGGCGGCGACGACGGTCTGGACGTCCTCGTACGCGACGAGGCGGGCGGTCTGCTC contains these protein-coding regions:
- a CDS encoding LacI family DNA-binding transcriptional regulator; translation: MTVPVRPLAHGRAATRADVARYAGVSTAVVSYVVNEGPRRVSPGTAARVRAAVQALDYSPNVAARTLRLGSSEMLGLVVPDITNPFFAELAQAVEGAAAERGFLVTLGSSGSRVDLERELVTDLAGRNVDGLLVSTVLMPEALAALPAPRRPTVLINVSTPFAGYAAVGSDSRRGAYDLVEHLLGTHGHTSVALVIGESTERLPEPRERGFADAFAAHGLPPGPVVRTDFSRTGGYEATRQVLAWRHRPDAIFLSSDQQASGAYRAVREAGLECPDDIALVAYDGTTQSEFTWPPLTSSRQQIDLMARTALSAVLDPANAPAHQHLPTELVVRRSCGCSLP
- a CDS encoding ABC transporter substrate-binding protein, with translation MHKKLGAALVGLAALSLTLTACGGGGSDSGGGGGTDGDAIDTTSATGEVNYWLWDASQLPAYQACADAFHTANPNVTVKISQYAWDDYWSKLTNGFVAGDAPDVFTDHLSKYGEFVAQDQLVPLDATLAKDGFNTNQYQPGLADLWVGQDGKRYGLPKDFDTVAVFYNKTLTKAAGYSDADLQDLSWNPTDGGSYEKLIAHLTQDTSGRRGDEAGFDKSKIKVYGLGLDGGSGGDNGGQTQWSMYTGSTAPAWQYTDKNPWGTHYNYDQPQFQQTISWYKSLIDKGYMPSVAEVTGQDETSIFTAGKYATVTNGSWNTNALAGSKDLSVGLAPTPVGPSGKRSSMYNGLADSIWVGAKNKPGAAKWVEFLGSPDCQNIVGEKSVVFPAIPAATEKAQAAFEAKGIDVKAFTTQVTDKTTFLFPITDHASEIKGILQPAMDNVLSGKADVSSLTEANTQINQLFQ
- a CDS encoding carbohydrate ABC transporter permease is translated as MSTATAPVDSATGAATPPVGKGTNRPPGKSDLSMALVFIAPALFGFLVFYLYPTIRGIYFSLTRYNILGRPRFIGIDNYTRLFGDALFWNAMKVTLEYVALNILFQTILAVGIGVLMQRLTKNTAVRAVILLPFLISNVIAALVWFLMLDFQVGIVNEILANIGLDRITFFGGDATAIPTIAAVNVWRHMGYTALLIFAGLQTIPDYVYEAAAVDGSTEWRSFWRITLPLLRPILALVLVITVTGSFQIFDTVNVTTRGGPGNASRVIQYYIVQKGFTEGQFGYASAISFVLFVILAIVALVQLRLLRAGESDLA
- a CDS encoding carbohydrate ABC transporter permease, coding for MATTIAPTSIAPEQTASGTRGRKPLNAGRVAAWAAMIIIILITLFPFYWMLRTSFSTSKALFLEPGKLGPVDFTLGAYKRVLGLATTAEAQAEGGSGASVDFFLYLRNSTIFAVVATAGQVFFSALAAYAFARLRWPGRDIVFFAFLTALMVPPIFTALPNFILIKNLGLLGTFPGLIAPYFFMTPFAVFFLRQFFLGINREVEEAAKLDGAGLWMVFFRIILPMSWAPITTLAILTLINMWNEYLWPLLVGTNDSTRVLNVALGVFRSQTPQTGPDWAGLMAAVLIAALPLLIVFMFFAKRIVNSIGFSGSK
- a CDS encoding LacI family DNA-binding transcriptional regulator; the protein is MSTSRRAVTRDDVARQAGVSTAVVSYVVNNGPKPVAPQTAARVRDAIELLDYRPNPSARALRKGRTDIIGLVLADADNPYYTEYASAIGAEAYERGRALMIATARDDLESETRLVEDLLGRQVDGIIAASVSHRPDETFRRSFRLPPVVLLDTSAPIPGFASVGLDGAQGARLAVEHLAGVHGHRRIGIALGDAAHDLEDPREIGWREALRAAGLPEGPVTRVPWTRDGGYEAGRLLLDSPDPPTAVFACSDLLAVGLLRAGHERGLALPGDLAVVSFDGTKEAEYSWPPLTVVAQPIAAMAREAVSLALDPTRPTPHQQFQGTLVVRRSCGCPGG